A part of Winslowiella toletana genomic DNA contains:
- the alaC gene encoding alanine transaminase, whose amino-acid sequence MADNSSTRRFSRIERLPPYVFNITAELKMAARRRGEDIIDFSMGNPDGPTPPHIVEKLCTVAQREDTHGYSTSRGIPRLRRAISRWYADRYQVDIDPESEAIVTIGSKEGLAHLMLATLDHGDTVLVPNPSYPIHIYGAVIAGAQVRSVPLVEGVDFFNELERAIRESYPKPKMMVLGFPSNPTAQCVELDFFERVIALAKQYNVLVIHDLAYADIVYDGWKAPSIMQVPGARDVAVEFFTLSKSYNMAGWRIGFMVGNKELVNALARIKSYHDYGTFTPLQVAAIAALEGDQQCVRDIAEQYKRRRDVLVKGLHEAGWMVELPKASMYVWAKIPDHYAHSGSLEFAKHMLQEAKVCVSPGIGFGDYGDTHVRFALIENSDRIRQAVRGIKAMFRADGILPGTVNSAENQAI is encoded by the coding sequence ATGGCTGACAACAGCTCAACTCGCCGTTTTTCCCGTATTGAACGCCTTCCCCCCTATGTTTTTAACATCACTGCTGAACTGAAAATGGCTGCGCGTCGGCGCGGCGAAGATATTATCGATTTCAGTATGGGCAATCCGGATGGCCCCACGCCGCCGCATATCGTGGAAAAACTCTGTACTGTCGCCCAGCGCGAAGATACCCATGGTTATTCAACCTCACGCGGTATTCCGCGTTTACGTCGCGCGATCTCACGCTGGTACGCCGATCGTTATCAGGTGGATATCGATCCTGAATCAGAAGCAATTGTCACCATCGGGTCCAAAGAGGGGCTGGCGCACCTGATGCTGGCGACGCTGGATCATGGCGATACGGTGCTGGTGCCCAATCCCAGCTATCCGATCCATATCTATGGCGCAGTGATTGCCGGTGCGCAGGTGCGTTCGGTGCCGCTGGTGGAAGGCGTCGACTTCTTTAATGAGCTGGAGCGCGCAATCCGCGAAAGCTATCCAAAACCGAAAATGATGGTTCTTGGTTTTCCGTCCAACCCGACGGCGCAGTGCGTTGAACTGGACTTTTTCGAGCGTGTGATTGCGCTGGCGAAACAGTACAACGTGCTGGTGATCCACGATCTGGCGTATGCTGATATTGTCTACGACGGCTGGAAAGCCCCATCGATTATGCAGGTGCCGGGTGCGCGTGATGTGGCGGTGGAGTTCTTTACCCTGTCGAAAAGCTACAATATGGCGGGCTGGCGTATCGGCTTTATGGTCGGTAACAAAGAACTGGTTAATGCGCTGGCGCGAATTAAAAGCTATCACGATTACGGCACGTTCACCCCGCTGCAGGTGGCGGCGATTGCTGCGCTGGAAGGCGATCAGCAGTGCGTGCGTGATATTGCCGAACAGTATAAGCGGCGGCGCGATGTGCTGGTGAAAGGTCTGCACGAAGCAGGCTGGATGGTGGAATTGCCGAAAGCATCAATGTATGTCTGGGCGAAAATTCCCGATCACTATGCGCACTCAGGTTCGCTGGAGTTTGCCAAACATATGCTGCAGGAAGCGAAAGTGTGCGTCTCGCCAGGTATTGGTTTTGGCGATTATGGTGATACCCATGTGCGCTTTGCGCTGATTGAAAACAGCGATCGCATTCGTCAGGCGGTAAGAGGGATTAAAGCGATGTTCCGCGCCGACGGTATTCTGCCGGGAACGGTGAACAGTGCGGAAAATCAGGCTATCTGA
- a CDS encoding DUF1479 domain-containing protein, which yields MSSLHIDDIPAAIRAIKTKLRRELPDYRAVFRQVEADMQQQINALHNAQASGEHPVPQLEAEDIIQGRISVQQKQQIRQRGCCTVRGVFPRQRASQWNQQVGDYLQSNNFVERLKHAAEDNYFGDLQAAKPQIYGIYWSSPQVEARQDARMNAVQVFLNALWLSESHGVQHFDPQRVVTYADRTRRRPPHSSSLGLSPHVDGGSIERWLDENFRYVYRQIFNGNWQQYNPFDAEKRTEVREFPSPAVCSMFRTFQGWTALTPQRKNGGTLRLLPVANAMAYILLRALQDDVAEDDLCGAAPGRALSVSEKWHPLLVSRISSIPDMEPGDTVFWHCDVIHAVENEHQGEFDSNVMYIAAAPWCEKNAAYLQRQWPAFVEGRSPPDFAADDFEVDFAGRAGEGVLTALGKSQLRG from the coding sequence ATGTCATCTCTGCATATCGACGATATCCCTGCGGCCATCCGCGCGATAAAAACTAAACTACGCCGCGAGTTACCCGATTACCGTGCAGTGTTCCGCCAGGTTGAAGCGGATATGCAACAGCAGATTAACGCCCTGCACAACGCGCAGGCCAGCGGCGAGCATCCGGTGCCACAGCTGGAGGCTGAAGACATTATTCAGGGTCGCATCAGCGTCCAGCAAAAACAACAGATTCGTCAGCGCGGTTGCTGTACTGTGCGCGGCGTCTTTCCCCGGCAGCGCGCCAGTCAGTGGAATCAGCAAGTGGGCGATTATCTGCAAAGCAATAACTTCGTTGAGCGCCTGAAACATGCGGCGGAGGATAACTACTTTGGCGATCTGCAGGCCGCTAAACCGCAAATCTACGGCATCTACTGGTCGAGCCCGCAGGTGGAAGCGCGCCAGGACGCGCGGATGAATGCAGTACAGGTGTTTCTTAACGCCTTGTGGCTGAGTGAAAGCCACGGTGTGCAGCATTTTGACCCGCAGCGGGTGGTGACTTATGCCGATCGCACCCGTCGCCGTCCACCCCACTCCAGCTCCCTCGGACTGTCGCCGCATGTTGATGGCGGCTCGATTGAGCGCTGGCTGGATGAGAATTTCCGTTATGTTTATCGCCAGATTTTTAACGGCAACTGGCAGCAGTACAACCCGTTTGATGCCGAAAAGCGCACTGAAGTACGCGAATTCCCGTCCCCTGCTGTCTGCTCAATGTTCCGCACCTTTCAGGGCTGGACCGCGCTGACACCGCAGCGCAAAAATGGCGGCACCCTGCGTCTGCTGCCGGTGGCCAACGCGATGGCCTATATTCTGCTGCGCGCGTTGCAGGACGATGTCGCCGAAGACGATCTGTGCGGCGCCGCGCCGGGACGCGCGCTTTCGGTCAGCGAAAAATGGCATCCCCTTTTAGTGAGTAGGATTTCCTCAATTCCTGATATGGAGCCGGGTGACACCGTTTTCTGGCACTGTGATGTGATTCATGCAGTGGAGAATGAGCATCAGGGTGAGTTCGACAGCAATGTGATGTATATCGCCGCCGCGCCATGGTGTGAGAAAAATGCGGCTTATCTGCAACGCCAGTGGCCAGCATTTGTTGAAGGCCGCTCGCCGCCGGATTTTGCCGCCGATGATTTCGAGGTGGATTTTGCTGGCCGTGCCGGAGAAGGGGTGCTGACGGCATTGGGTAAATCACAACTGCGCGGATAA
- a CDS encoding HlyD family secretion protein, giving the protein MRFTPAKRTLLLALLLVILLTMALFTWSTLHRNNYRTNDAYITADYTLVAPKIAGYIASVNVSDNQQVKAGDLLATLDDRDYRVALETAEANLQISNARLTSIEAQLEQQQAVINQKRAAVTSSQATLSYAGQNADRYRRLLTTGTATADEQQKASSTMRSAAAQVQQDQAAVVAADKEVGILQASIKQAHADIAAAQASVDQAQLNLSYTRITAPVNGTVGQRAVRQGAFVSAGTRLLAVVPLQQSYVIANFLETQLANVHSGLPVSITVDALPGAEFRGHVDSVAPATGSTFSAITADNATGNFTKVVQRLPVKIVLEPGQPDLPRLRVGMSVVPHILVN; this is encoded by the coding sequence ATGCGTTTCACACCTGCAAAACGAACTCTGCTGCTGGCTCTGTTGCTGGTCATTCTGCTGACGATGGCGCTGTTTACCTGGTCCACGCTGCATCGCAATAACTATCGCACCAATGATGCTTATATCACTGCCGATTACACGCTGGTGGCGCCAAAGATCGCTGGCTATATCGCCAGCGTTAACGTCAGCGATAACCAGCAGGTCAAAGCGGGCGATCTGCTGGCAACGCTCGACGATCGTGACTATCGGGTCGCGCTGGAAACCGCCGAGGCGAACCTGCAAATCAGCAACGCCAGGCTCACCAGCATTGAAGCCCAGCTGGAACAGCAGCAGGCGGTAATTAATCAGAAGCGCGCAGCGGTGACCTCAAGCCAGGCAACCCTGAGCTACGCCGGTCAGAATGCCGATCGCTATCGCCGTCTGTTAACCACCGGTACCGCGACGGCTGACGAACAGCAGAAAGCCAGCTCCACCATGCGTTCCGCCGCCGCTCAGGTGCAGCAGGATCAGGCCGCAGTGGTGGCCGCCGATAAAGAAGTGGGAATTTTGCAGGCCAGCATCAAACAGGCGCATGCGGATATTGCCGCGGCTCAGGCCAGCGTCGATCAGGCGCAGCTGAACCTCTCCTACACCCGCATCACCGCACCGGTGAATGGCACAGTGGGTCAGCGCGCAGTCCGTCAGGGCGCATTTGTTTCCGCGGGCACCCGCTTACTGGCGGTGGTGCCGTTACAGCAAAGCTATGTGATCGCTAACTTCCTCGAAACCCAGCTGGCGAATGTTCATAGCGGCCTGCCGGTCAGCATTACTGTCGATGCCCTGCCCGGCGCGGAGTTCCGTGGCCATGTTGACAGTGTAGCGCCCGCCACCGGCAGCACGTTCTCGGCAATTACCGCGGATAACGCCACCGGTAACTTCACCAAAGTGGTTCAGCGCCTGCCGGTGAAAATCGTGCTGGAACCCGGCCAGCCGGACCTTCCACGCCTGCGCGTCGGCATGTCAGTCGTACCGCATATTCTGGTTAATTAA
- a CDS encoding GNAT family N-acetyltransferase yields MHLTTERLRLSKLQPEDWQLFQAVHNDRAIMRWIGAIPTVSDVHQRFNERLAPWQTTSYHMLCLVIRLQASGEAVGMLGANPSWLPHRQVEVGYSLLTAHWGHGYASEALAALCQFLSNECEFHKLTASVVEGNWASRRVLEKNGFLLEGTLRDNYLLREQWVNDWVFGRLNNVS; encoded by the coding sequence ATGCATCTGACAACCGAGCGGCTGCGGCTAAGCAAATTGCAGCCGGAAGACTGGCAACTGTTTCAGGCGGTGCATAACGATCGGGCGATTATGCGCTGGATCGGCGCGATTCCGACCGTGAGTGATGTGCATCAGCGCTTTAACGAGCGTCTCGCCCCCTGGCAAACCACCAGTTACCATATGCTGTGCCTGGTGATTCGTTTGCAGGCGAGCGGTGAAGCGGTGGGGATGCTCGGCGCCAACCCGTCATGGCTGCCGCATCGTCAGGTGGAAGTCGGCTACTCGCTGCTGACCGCGCACTGGGGCCACGGCTACGCCAGTGAAGCGCTGGCGGCGCTCTGTCAGTTTCTCAGCAACGAGTGTGAGTTTCATAAACTCACCGCCTCGGTGGTGGAGGGCAACTGGGCGTCACGCCGGGTGCTGGAGAAAAATGGTTTTCTGCTGGAAGGCACACTACGGGATAATTATCTGTTACGTGAGCAGTGGGTAAACGATTGGGTATTCGGCCGGCTGAATAACGTCAGTTAA
- a CDS encoding MFS transporter → MNGQPAAAPVPHPFTLRLALGLVGVLIAALTSGLNDRVTDIALADVRTALGIGFDQGSWIIAVYQAAEVAAMMIAPWFAVTLSLRRFTVGVATGFALTGALLPFATDLPLFIALRTLQGIFGGALPPMLMTVALRFLPPPIKLFGLSAYALTATFGPNMAASLASFWTDAVGWQFVFWQVLPPMLIAAVLISWGLPQDPTRFERLKQIDLFGMLTGCSGMALLVMALVQGERLDWFNSPLISAMLLSACALLIVFLINEWFHPLPLFRLQMLARKNLAHGLLVLAGVLTVALSGSALPSAYFAQVEGFRTLQFAPLALTIGLPQLIIAPLIAALLNLRWIDCRWVLTCGAALMAGSCLMGAQLTSDWARENFWLIQMMQAFGQPMMIIPVLMSATSVVLPPEGPFASAMFNTVRGFSSVAAGTLVECFLSHREKIHSHNLLDQAASRAWLMSAESSATASASAPLLPDGSISSSENIGHFATLVKHQAMVLSISDSYLMLISFAILLVLLTAWLPKRVWPPQTLIQPVTHTPGK, encoded by the coding sequence ATGAACGGCCAGCCCGCTGCGGCTCCGGTCCCCCATCCTTTTACTCTGCGCCTGGCGCTGGGTTTAGTCGGGGTGCTGATCGCAGCGCTCACCTCGGGTTTAAACGATCGCGTTACTGATATCGCGCTGGCGGACGTGCGTACAGCACTCGGCATCGGCTTTGACCAGGGCAGCTGGATTATTGCGGTATATCAGGCAGCCGAAGTCGCGGCAATGATGATTGCCCCCTGGTTTGCCGTGACCCTGTCGCTACGACGTTTTACCGTCGGCGTGGCAACTGGCTTTGCGCTGACTGGCGCACTGCTGCCGTTTGCCACTGACCTGCCGCTGTTTATAGCTCTGCGGACGCTACAGGGGATTTTTGGCGGTGCGTTGCCGCCGATGCTGATGACCGTCGCCCTGCGCTTTCTGCCGCCGCCGATCAAACTGTTTGGTTTAAGCGCCTATGCCTTAACCGCGACCTTCGGCCCCAATATGGCCGCTTCACTGGCGTCATTCTGGACCGATGCGGTTGGCTGGCAGTTTGTTTTCTGGCAGGTGCTGCCACCGATGCTGATCGCTGCGGTGCTGATTAGCTGGGGACTGCCACAGGATCCCACCCGCTTTGAACGTCTTAAGCAGATCGACCTGTTTGGTATGCTGACCGGTTGTAGCGGTATGGCGCTGCTGGTGATGGCGCTGGTGCAGGGCGAACGACTTGACTGGTTTAACTCACCATTAATCAGCGCCATGCTGCTGAGCGCCTGCGCCCTGCTGATAGTGTTTCTGATTAATGAATGGTTCCATCCGCTGCCGCTGTTCCGTTTACAGATGCTGGCGCGTAAAAATCTGGCGCACGGCTTACTGGTGCTGGCCGGGGTACTGACCGTGGCGCTTTCCGGTTCGGCGCTGCCTTCCGCTTATTTCGCCCAGGTGGAGGGATTCCGCACCCTGCAGTTTGCGCCACTGGCGCTGACCATCGGCCTGCCACAGCTGATTATTGCCCCGCTGATTGCCGCGCTGCTAAATCTGCGCTGGATTGACTGTCGCTGGGTACTGACCTGTGGCGCCGCACTGATGGCAGGCTCCTGTCTGATGGGCGCGCAGCTGACCAGCGACTGGGCGCGGGAAAATTTCTGGCTAATCCAGATGATGCAGGCTTTTGGTCAGCCGATGATGATTATTCCGGTGCTGATGAGCGCCACCAGCGTGGTGTTGCCGCCAGAAGGCCCTTTTGCTTCAGCGATGTTTAATACCGTACGTGGTTTCTCCAGTGTCGCAGCCGGCACGCTGGTGGAGTGCTTCCTTAGCCACCGCGAGAAAATCCACTCACATAACCTGCTCGATCAGGCCGCCAGTCGCGCCTGGCTAATGAGCGCCGAGTCATCAGCCACTGCCAGCGCATCAGCGCCGCTGCTGCCCGATGGCAGTATCAGTTCCAGTGAAAATATTGGCCACTTCGCCACGCTGGTGAAACATCAGGCGATGGTACTGAGCATCAGTGACAGCTATCTGATGCTGATTAGTTTTGCCATCCTGTTGGTACTGCTTACCGCCTGGCTGCCAAAACGCGTCTGGCCGCCACAAACCCTTATTCAACCTGTCACGCACACCCCGGGAAAATGA
- a CDS encoding LytR/AlgR family response regulator transcription factor, producing the protein MNAIIVEDEFLAQQELSWLIQQHSQIKIAASFDDGLDVLKYLQNHQVDVIFLDINIPSLDGVLLAQNISKFAHKPLIVFITAYKEHAVEAFELEAFDYILKPYHESRIVTMLHKLESSHQQIQQAQTAGAHAPRNAAMTINLEKDERIIVTDIDDIYYAEAHEKMTFVYTRREEYVMSMNITEFCSRLPEEYFFRCHRSWCVNLSKIREIEPWFNNTYILKLRDLDFQVPVSRSKVKEFRQLMRL; encoded by the coding sequence GTGAATGCGATTATTGTTGAAGATGAGTTTCTGGCGCAGCAAGAGCTGAGCTGGCTGATTCAACAACATAGCCAGATAAAGATTGCCGCCAGCTTTGATGATGGCCTCGACGTGCTGAAATACCTGCAAAATCATCAGGTCGACGTTATCTTTCTCGATATTAATATTCCGTCGCTGGATGGCGTGCTGCTGGCGCAGAATATCAGTAAGTTTGCCCATAAGCCGCTGATTGTGTTTATCACCGCGTATAAAGAGCATGCGGTGGAAGCCTTCGAGCTGGAAGCATTTGACTACATTCTGAAGCCGTATCATGAGTCACGGATTGTCACCATGTTGCATAAGCTGGAGAGCAGCCACCAGCAGATCCAGCAGGCGCAAACCGCTGGCGCTCATGCGCCGCGCAATGCCGCGATGACCATTAATTTAGAGAAAGATGAGCGGATTATCGTCACCGATATTGATGATATCTATTATGCCGAAGCGCATGAAAAAATGACCTTTGTTTATACGCGTCGCGAAGAGTATGTGATGTCGATGAATATCACTGAATTTTGCAGCCGCCTGCCGGAGGAGTATTTCTTCCGCTGTCACCGCTCATGGTGCGTTAATCTGAGTAAGATCCGCGAGATTGAACCCTGGTTTAACAACACCTATATCCTGAAGCTGCGCGATCTGGATTTTCAGGTGCCGGTTAGCCGGAGTAAGGTAAAGGAATTCAGGCAGTTAATGCGATTATAA
- the glk gene encoding glucokinase translates to MTKYALVGDVGGTNARLALCELETGSVSQAKTFPTSEYANLEAVIRVYLDEQKQDIKDGCIAIACPVTEDWVEMTNHDWAFSIKQMKANLGLQHLEVINDFTAVSMAIPMLTAADVIQFGGKAAIKDRPIAVYGAGTGLGVAHLVHVDQRWVSLPGEGGHVDFAPNSEEEDLILEILRPELGHVSAERLLSGMGLVNLYRAIVKSDDRVPENLKPRDVSERALADSCIDCRRALSLFCVIMGRFGGNLALTLGTFGGVYIAGGIVPRFLEFFKASGFRAAFEDKGRFKDYVSEIPVYMITHDQPGLLGAGAHLRQKLGRVI, encoded by the coding sequence ATGACCAAATATGCTTTGGTAGGTGATGTTGGTGGCACCAACGCGCGCCTTGCCCTGTGCGAACTGGAGACCGGCAGCGTTTCACAGGCTAAGACTTTCCCGACATCAGAATATGCCAACCTTGAAGCAGTGATTCGGGTCTATCTTGATGAGCAGAAGCAGGATATCAAAGACGGCTGCATCGCTATTGCCTGCCCGGTCACCGAAGACTGGGTTGAAATGACCAACCATGACTGGGCATTTTCCATTAAACAGATGAAGGCCAATCTGGGTCTGCAACATCTGGAAGTGATCAACGATTTTACCGCAGTATCAATGGCTATCCCGATGCTGACCGCGGCGGATGTCATTCAGTTTGGCGGTAAAGCGGCGATCAAAGATCGTCCGATTGCGGTCTATGGCGCCGGAACCGGGCTGGGCGTGGCGCATTTAGTGCATGTCGATCAGCGCTGGGTCAGCCTGCCAGGTGAAGGCGGTCATGTTGATTTTGCGCCAAACAGCGAAGAAGAAGATCTGATTCTGGAAATTCTGCGTCCGGAACTGGGGCACGTCTCCGCCGAGCGTCTGCTCTCCGGGATGGGGCTGGTCAATCTCTATCGGGCGATTGTTAAATCAGATGACCGTGTACCAGAAAACCTGAAGCCGCGTGATGTCAGTGAACGCGCACTGGCAGACAGCTGCATCGACTGTCGTCGTGCGTTGTCGCTGTTCTGTGTGATTATGGGGCGTTTTGGCGGCAACCTGGCGCTGACGCTCGGCACCTTTGGCGGCGTGTATATTGCCGGTGGCATCGTGCCACGTTTCCTTGAGTTCTTTAAAGCTTCCGGATTCCGTGCGGCGTTTGAAGATAAAGGTCGTTTTAAAGATTATGTATCAGAAATTCCGGTCTATATGATCACCCACGATCAACCGGGCCTGCTGGGTGCTGGCGCTCATCTGCGTCAGAAACTGGGCCGCGTAATTTAA
- a CDS encoding IclR family transcriptional regulator — protein MSDNPQRSDDDKAGGIQVITRAAKILNVLGEQPNGMSLGEIAHAVDLPRSTVQRIVAALDSVQMIRIQGAGGVRLGPALLRLISGVHTDVVDIARPNLQALSDATGETVALSRASGTQLAIVHYVVAEGELRVVPRLGLNLPLYSTSGGRALLALESDEDVGTLVGEAFPAMTENTVKALPELLAHLKEVRKTGVSYDRGETLEGISTMAVAIDTVLGRFCISLLVPCTRFQKHEVRYRAEILKCKEAMTREIGKITARD, from the coding sequence ATGTCCGACAACCCTCAACGCAGTGACGATGACAAGGCGGGTGGCATTCAGGTCATTACGCGTGCGGCGAAAATCCTCAATGTTTTAGGTGAGCAGCCCAATGGCATGAGCCTTGGCGAGATCGCCCATGCGGTGGATTTGCCGCGTTCTACGGTACAACGCATCGTCGCGGCGCTGGATTCAGTACAGATGATCCGTATTCAGGGAGCAGGCGGCGTACGTCTTGGACCGGCGCTGCTGCGTTTAATCTCTGGCGTACATACTGACGTGGTGGATATTGCGCGGCCTAATTTGCAGGCGTTATCTGATGCGACCGGTGAGACGGTGGCATTATCGCGAGCCAGTGGGACTCAGCTGGCGATTGTGCATTATGTGGTCGCCGAGGGGGAGTTGCGCGTGGTGCCGCGTCTGGGACTGAATCTTCCGCTCTACAGCACCTCCGGCGGTCGCGCCTTGCTGGCGCTGGAGAGTGATGAAGATGTCGGTACTTTAGTCGGCGAAGCCTTCCCGGCGATGACCGAAAACACGGTTAAAGCACTGCCTGAGTTACTGGCGCATCTGAAAGAGGTGCGAAAAACCGGCGTCTCTTACGACCGTGGAGAAACCCTTGAGGGAATTTCCACGATGGCGGTGGCGATTGATACCGTACTGGGACGCTTCTGTATTTCTCTGCTGGTGCCCTGCACACGTTTTCAGAAGCATGAAGTGCGTTATCGTGCTGAAATCCTGAAATGCAAAGAGGCCATGACGCGTGAGATTGGCAAAATCACTGCCCGCGATTAA
- the ypdK gene encoding membrane protein YpdK, which yields MKYALMGISFFLLIWVGTFVLMV from the coding sequence GTGAAATACGCTTTAATGGGAATCTCTTTCTTCCTGTTGATCTGGGTTGGCACCTTTGTGCTGATGGTTTAA
- a CDS encoding LytS/YhcK type 5TM receptor domain-containing protein yields the protein MLLAVFDRAALMLISLFFMTRTRQFRQLLQKDEHSRQELIAVTAIFSLFALFSTWTGINVDGSLVNVRVIAVMSGGILFGPWVGIATGVIAGVHRFLIDIDGVTSVPCLITSIAAGFISGWINLKVAKDKQWSVGIFGGMLCESLTMLLIVVWAEPKSLGLAIVSEIAIPMILGAVCIGLIVLLVQSVEGEKEAIAARQAKLALDIANKTLPLFRQVNSQSLRKVCDIIRSDIDADAVAMTNKNQILAYVGFGEHNYRDGDDGISPTTALAISSGKIIIKNNDEAHRTPEIHSMIVIPLREQGEVTGTLKIYYRHAHRITWSLKEMAVGLSQIISTQLEVSRAEQLREMANKAELRALQSKINPHFLFNALNAISASIRLNPDTARQLVINLSRYLRYNLELNDDDAIDIKKELYQVKDYIAIEQARFGDKLTVIYEIDEDVACKVPSLLIQPLVENAIVHGIQPCRGKGVVVLAVQDQGDRVRISVRDTGNGISDEVIARVENNEMPGNKIGLLNVHHRVRLLYGEGLQIYRLNPGTEIAFYISKNGSSLPENNVSLSV from the coding sequence ATGCTGCTGGCGGTTTTTGACCGCGCGGCGCTGATGCTTATCAGCCTGTTCTTTATGACCCGTACCCGTCAGTTTCGTCAGTTACTGCAAAAAGATGAGCATTCGCGTCAGGAGCTGATTGCGGTCACCGCCATCTTCTCGCTCTTTGCCCTGTTCAGTACCTGGACCGGTATCAATGTCGATGGCTCGCTGGTCAATGTGCGGGTGATCGCTGTGATGTCCGGCGGTATTCTGTTTGGCCCCTGGGTCGGTATCGCTACCGGCGTGATTGCCGGCGTACACCGCTTTCTGATCGATATCGATGGCGTCACCTCAGTACCCTGCTTAATTACCAGTATTGCCGCCGGTTTTATCTCCGGCTGGATCAATCTTAAAGTGGCGAAAGATAAACAGTGGAGCGTCGGCATCTTCGGCGGCATGCTGTGTGAATCGCTGACCATGCTGTTGATTGTGGTATGGGCGGAACCTAAATCGCTGGGACTGGCGATTGTCTCAGAAATTGCCATTCCTATGATCCTCGGTGCAGTATGCATCGGCTTAATCGTACTGCTGGTGCAGAGCGTCGAAGGAGAAAAAGAGGCGATTGCCGCACGCCAGGCCAAGCTGGCACTGGATATCGCTAACAAAACCCTGCCGCTGTTTCGCCAGGTCAACAGCCAGTCGTTGCGTAAAGTGTGCGATATTATTCGCAGTGATATCGATGCAGATGCCGTGGCAATGACCAATAAAAACCAGATCCTCGCCTACGTGGGGTTTGGTGAACATAACTATCGCGACGGCGACGATGGCATCAGCCCGACCACTGCGCTGGCGATCTCCAGCGGCAAAATCATCATTAAAAATAATGATGAGGCCCATCGTACCCCGGAAATTCACTCCATGATCGTGATTCCGCTGCGCGAGCAGGGCGAAGTAACCGGCACGCTAAAAATTTACTATCGCCATGCGCACCGTATCACCTGGTCGCTAAAAGAGATGGCGGTGGGACTGTCGCAGATTATCTCTACCCAGCTGGAAGTCTCGCGTGCCGAACAGCTGCGCGAGATGGCGAATAAAGCCGAGCTGCGCGCGCTGCAAAGCAAAATTAACCCCCACTTTCTGTTTAATGCGCTGAACGCCATCTCGGCGTCGATTCGCCTGAATCCGGACACTGCACGGCAGCTGGTGATTAACCTGTCGCGCTATCTGCGTTATAACCTTGAGCTGAACGACGACGATGCGATCGACATTAAAAAAGAGCTGTATCAGGTGAAAGATTATATCGCCATCGAGCAGGCGCGTTTTGGCGATAAGCTGACGGTGATTTACGAGATTGACGAAGATGTCGCCTGCAAAGTCCCCAGCCTGTTGATTCAGCCATTAGTGGAAAACGCTATTGTGCATGGCATCCAGCCCTGTCGTGGTAAAGGGGTGGTGGTGCTGGCGGTACAGGATCAAGGCGACCGGGTGCGTATCTCGGTACGCGATACCGGCAACGGTATCAGTGATGAAGTGATCGCGCGGGTGGAAAATAATGAAATGCCCGGCAATAAAATCGGCCTGCTGAATGTGCATCACCGCGTACGCCTGTTATATGGCGAAGGGTTACAGATCTATCGTCTTAATCCTGGCACCGAAATTGCCTTCTATATCAGTAAAAATGGCAGTTCACTGCCTGAGAATAATGTCTCACTTTCGGTCTGA